AATACGGATGATCGATAGACCAAAGCTCGGAAAAGGTCCCATGGTTGCGTCCTGGAAAGGAGTTATTGTTGCGACGGGTGCCAACACCCGGATACTGATTTTTTGGATATTAAAGGTTTCCAGATCTATACTATTCATCTATTATCATTAACGTGTGGAGGATTTCGTTATAAATATCTTTTGGCAATATGCCTTGGTTGATTGCGTTGAGAGAACGATGCAGTTCGCGCTGATTGGCGGCGCCTATGACCATTTTAAAGGGAGCATCAATATTCAATAAAAATTGTAAAGCTAATACATCCAGCGATAGGTTATATCGTTCCGCAATAGACTGTATTCGTTTTGCCTGTTCAACCGTCAGCACATCCAACCACTCGGGCACTAGCAGGGAAAAATCTTGAAATTTACGTCCCAATAGCCCCATATTTAGCGGGCTCGCGGCATAGTATTCCATTCCCTTCTGCTCACAGATTGGGATAGAGCTATGAAGTGCCGCTATGTTACATGCGTTTAATGTATTGTATTCCATAAGCACATCGAATTGTCCTTCGATCAGGTATGGCATAAACCAGCTTGGAGGGTTCCCTCCTATTCCAATCTTTTTGGCCAGCCCTTGCTCCTTAAAACACTGCATATCCGAGACCACTCGCCCCACAATATCAGCCGTCAAGACAGCAGGTTCATGCAAAAACAGCACATCTACTTGCGCCAACCCCAATGTCTTTAAACTCTCCTCCACACTTCGCTGCATACCAGCAGTGGAATAATCATACCGCGCTTCGGTTGCCACATAGCTTTTTAATCGTCCTACTTTCGTACTAATGGCCGGTTTTGTACCATTCCATTGCAATAAAGCCTGTCCCACAAAGTATTCCGCATCGCCGTAAGCTGCGGCCGTATCTAATGCACAGATTCCATAGGATAAAGCCTCATGTATAGCTTGAATGGACTCCTCGGGTTCTACGGCTCCCCAAACACCACCCAAGCCTGCAGTGCCCAATATTATTTTATCTATTCCCGGATTGTGCATTTTATTTCAGTCAAAATTTATAGCATCTAAATTACTAAGAAGCAACCATATAATCTTTAAGATTAATGGTCAATACCTTAAGTGCTTTTGTGATATGATACTCCACACCTTTAAGCGAAATCCCCAGTTGCTCGGCGATATCTTTACCACTGATATATTGCTGTCGACTCAACTCAAATACCGCCCGTGTCTTTAAGGGCATTGCATCGAGTGTCTGCTGCGTTATTGTCTTAATTTCCTGGAGGAAAACCCGCTCTTCATTGATTTCGCTTAAGCTGTCTATACGAAGCTGCAATTCCCATTCATCCCAGTTATCCAGGGGTTCGATCAATTGTCTATGGATCCGCTGGTGTTTCAAATAATCCAGCGCTTTATTTTTTATAACCCGTAAAAGAAAGCACTTAGGAGACAAGAGCGTCTCCGCTTGCATCCGTTCCCAAGTTGCTAATAACGCATCGGCGGTGATATCCTCCGCTACGGCATCAATATGGACAAAAGACTTTGCGAATAGAAAAGACCGCTGGTGATATTCTTTAAATAATTGATCAAAATGTTGTGCTATCTGCTTCATTACATAACTAAGGCCATAGGAAATATAAAATCCCATTTATTTATGTAAAGTTTCAAATATGCCAGCTATACAACTAGGTCAAATTTGACCATTATTGGTGTTTTATTTGCAGGTGCAAATCACAGCTTATCATATTATTTGACGATTCAATTAAAAATTCTCAAATAGACTAGCGTAGCGGACGGTTTTATGCTTTGGCAGCAATTCGGGGATTGTATATGCCTGATCGATTTTTAGGCGAGTTGGTGCGGTCTCTGTCGGCTCGAAAATCCGAATTTAGTCAAGGTCCAGCATACTTATGCGCCCAAAGGTTTAAAATAATCATTCAAGTGGTCTTACGAGAATAGTATTTTTATCAATACAACAAAGGACAGATTTAAAAACTGTCCTTTGTGATAGAATTGTAAACAGTACAGCATTAGCTTAGTTATTTTCAGCGAATCGCGTTACAGGACATATACGATACTTGAAAGCTCTGTTGTCGTGGTTAAAGGAAATCGTATTCTTGAATGGATGTGTATTGATTGTCTCAATCACCTGCCCATTTTTATCTACAGCTTCTACGTCTAATCCAATAGTGCCAGAAAAACCTAAAAGTTTACAGTCAATATCCACTTTTTCCAGGTTCGTCACTGGAATAACCTCCCAACCAAATTTTTCTTTTTTTACCATATAGCAACCTTTTCCTCCCAAAGGTTCAGTCACTATTTCTCCGTTGGTATTCAAATAATACAATTCATTCGAATAGACTTTATCAATCCGTTTACTTTCCTTTGCTTCCTTATTCAGTGCAGAGACAGCGAAAAGATTCTCATTTGGAGAATAAGCTAAAACGCCATACTTTGGTAAGCAATAGGTGCGTCCACCAACTTCAACCGTCCATTCGCTATCCGAAAAGTTGCTATAGAGTTCAAGTTTGGTACCATAAGTTACTTTGAGCTTAGGTGACTTAATCAGATCTTTTTTAACAGCCTCAGAAGAGCTTAAAAATTGTCCATTGTCAAAATAAGCGATATCCTTTACCGGTTCCATGATGTATTTTTCCTGAAAAGGTTGCATAAATGCATAGCGCATCACGGCATCAGCCCCCTCGGAAAGCATACCGATACTACCGAAAGCATACGCATAGGCCAAATATTCGTATCCAGATACATTGGCAATAGCGTCCATTTCCAGTGGATTTATTTTTAGCAGCTGAAAATCAGGAAATATAGGGAGGCTACGGTCTACCCAGGCATAATTTCCATCCAATAGGCCGGCGTAAAAGAAGTGAACACCTCCTTCTGAATACACAGGGCCTTGATAAGCTCTTCTTTCATTTAATAAGGTCATCCCAATATAGTCAATAGTAGACCGAAACTTGCCTGCTCCAGGTACGCGATAATCATAGTCGACTCGATCCATCGGCGAAATACAAGTAGCAACATCACAGTAGGAAAAATTGGTTCCAAAGGTCTTATGTATCTGTGGTGCCAGGATGGCTTGCTGCTCATACCCTACGGCAGGTTTGGGTGCATAGTTTCGACACCAGGCCGGTCCCCAACCAAAATCTTTATGGCTGATACGAACCCAATCTTCATTCCAGAGGGCATTGACAGGTGCTAAATCCATGTAATTGGTATAGAGCCCTATTCGCCAGTCCTGCTGTTGAACAAACTTTACAAAATCCCGAATTTTCTTCACCCCTAATGTTGGATTCGGTTTAGTCCGAAAAGTAAAGCTTTCCCCCCCTTCACGCCAAAACTCTTCATGATAACGTATACTAACATGCTCCAGTCCCTTACTACGCAGGTCAGTCACAAAATCAGCCAGTTTAACCAAGTCACTTCCGCCATTAATAGCCCATAATCGATTCGCTTGATTGGAACGCATTGGCGATGCCGGGTTATCAATTGTCGGAAATACTTCCTGTACATCGGGTGAGACATTATAAAATAAACGTTCACGCACAGGATTCCGCTTTTTATTATTGAGTGGATAATATCTGGCGCCACCGTTATATGCCGCCAAGCCGCCTTCAATTCCTTTCTGACCAGCATAAAGCACCGAAGCATTACTATAATACCAATCAAACATAGTAAAGAAAAATAGATTATCAACAGCCAATAAACTAGGTCGATCGGCAGTATACGAATCATTTGCAAAAGGATTGTAAGACAGAAAAGGAATATCTACCAATTTTCCCGCACTGGCTTTATCTGTCCTCCCCAATCGAATTTCTGCTACTCGCCCCTGCGCTGCCAATTCTTCAATAGTAACAATAAAGGATTTCTGATTAATTTCATATTTACACAAAAATTTAACCTCCCCCTCTTTGGATCGAGCCCGGTAACGAACCTGTAACTGATTGTTAGCGATCGTTTGATCCAACACTGTCCAAGCTACTTTATTCTCGTATTCAAAAATGAGGTCTGCACCGGCATTGATCACCTTCGTTTGATCTCCTGAAATCAGGTTAATTTCAGCCATCGGTGAGGTAGGTACCATCTTATAATCCAACATAGCATCTTTACCGGTATACGAAAAGATATAGGTATTCCCTTCTTTACGTAGGGTATTGCTAAACTCCTTTGTTTTATTGGTCGGTAAGATCGTCTCTTTCCTCACAGGGAAAGGTAACTTTTCAGGTAGGGTTTTGTACTTGACGGGTTTTAAAATTTCCTGGTAACCGTAAAGTGGTCCAAGAAAAATGTTATTTTCCTGATTTGGCTGCGTGCCATCGCCCTTAAATTCCAAACCAACTAAGGTAATTGGCCGTGCAATACTGTCATTTAACTTAATATGATTTAAAAACCAATATTTATAATTCATATTTCGCCACAACCACTCTTGCATAAAAGGAATGACAATTTCCTTTCCTTTTGCATCTTTTACAATCGCTGCATGCGTCATTGCAGGACCACTGTTTTCCCATAACCAATGATCACCATAATTCCAGAAGTTGATGCAATCCCATTCTTTTTTAAAAACAATAGGCTGGGTCAATTCTACACGAAATCCTGCAGATTTATTTGACGTTTTGTACAAAACCTTACCACTATGCTGACCGATGACACGCTGTTCCTCTGTCCGATATAGCGCCGCTTGAGTGTTATACGTCCGTACTTTCCACCTGCTGCAATCTTCGAAATCCACAAGCGGTTGGCGTACTTCCGTTCGCCCTTCCATCTCATAAGGATACCCTCCTATTTTCTTCTGATGCGGGTCGCTATTCAGCCCTTTAACTTCCTCTTGGGACCAGCTGACTTGCTGCGAAATTACGTTGTTAAGGTTCCAAATTAGAAAGAAGACTAAACATACTATTCTGTCAATTTTTACTATTGCTCTCATAGATAATCGATATTTTTTTAAAAGATAGCGTTGAAAATCCAACGCTATCTCGAGCTATTATTTACTGAATAACCGGATTAAAATCGCCATTATCCCAACCAGTATTCTGTTTAAGTTTCGGGTTCTTTTTGATCCAATCTTGTTTTAATGGCGCAAAATAGTTCCGTTCCGGAACAGCTATTTTAGCATCAGGATTAACATCGATTTTATCTTGTTTGAACTGAAAGATCGTTTTTAAAACTTCATCAGCTTTTGCATTAGGGCTGGAAAGATAAATATTCAATTGTTTCATAATATCACTGGTAGACATATCTGCGGTTATTCCAATCTTCAATGCTACAGCAGCAGCCTTATCCAGGTAAGGACCATAGGCATGAAAAGTACCATAACTATCGAGCTCCGCAAACATCCTTCTTCTGCGCAGATCCATAAAACGCTTGCCTTCATAAGCGAATTCTATTAATCGTTCTGCCATGATTGCTTTCAAGGTACTCGCATAATTTGCACCTACATCCTCTCCAAAACCAAAACGCCCATCTGTACCGGCCACAATACCAACACGATCGCGAATAGGTGTCAATAAGGACAATACCGTACCTCTCTTGCTATCCAATTCATTAGCGGCCTCTGCTAGGTTCATCAATACCTCGGTATAACGCAGCACCGGCCAATCAAATGCCTGTTGGGACCAAACGGTTTGATTTAATGTCGTATCGATAGCCTTACGTGAATAAAACCCACTATTATTGTAGCCATTTCCAAGGTAACCATCCTCGTTAACACTATTGAATATCCACTGATGCCGAGTTTTATCATTTCCTATTCCATAGGTAGCCCCATTATAAACAATCGTTGTATAAAATCTAGGGTCACGATTTTTCCAAAACAGGGTAGCCTGATAGCCCGAACTCGGATCCTGAATATCTTTACCATTTTTCATTGGAAACGCCTTTACCAATTCCCAAGTAGGTTCATTTCCGCCTGCCGAGCCACTGGATGTTGATAGGGGACGTTGGCTCTGTTGATGTCCATTTGATTTAGCAGGATACTTATATTCTACGAAAATAATATTTTCCGTTGCCGCTCCCGGTTTATCATACCAATAATTATCCATTGTATTTGCTGCATTTGTTCGATAAAGACCATATCCTTCTTTATCCAGCTCTACTTTTGCATCATTTAGGGCCTTATAAGCATCTTCCCAATAGTTATTATTTTTGACCTTGCAGAACAAAGGACTCGCTTTCCACAACAACACTTCACCTTTATAAGCCATTGCTGCAGCTTTGTTGATTCGACTGTTCTCATAGCTTGCTGTACCTTTTACCGGGAGCGAGGCAATTGCTTGATCCAATTCGCTAACGATAAAATCGAAACACTCCTTTGTTGAGTTTCTTGATTTTTGCAGTGTTTCCAAGTCGTCAGTTGGATTCAATACGTCCGTAATAATAGGTACTCCACCCATGACCTTCACCATTTTAAAATACAGCATGGCCCGAAAGAAATGTGCTTGACCAGTCATGTAGGCCTTTTCTTCAGCAGTTAGCCCCGCGTTTGATGATTCAATATTTTGTAAAAAAACATTAATGGAACGTAGTGAAGCATAAGGCCATTCACGACCTGGGTAGTCATCACTGCTCGCATTAATCCCTCTTAAAACGCTTGAAAGTGTTTTGGAAGCTGCTTCTTCCGTTAAATCCGACATCTGGTTCCAAGCAGGTAATATTTTATAGAAGTCGTTCACATAATATTTAATAAAATCAGGATTGCTCCACATATTTTCAGGTGTAATCGCACCAATACGATCAACATCCAATGTGTCTTTACATCCCGCTAAGGAAAATAATACGGCACATAGAAAACCACCTATTTTAATTTGTTGAAATTTCATACTTATTTGATTTATAATTAACCACTAATTCACACTGGACGTCTGTTAAAAGCTTACATTTACACCTGCTGTAAAAGAGCGTAGGATCGGGTAAGCACCACCGTCCCCCAATTCAGGATCACTATATCTTTTCCAGTCACCCGCGACCCATTCAAAAAGATTTTCACCGCTGACAAACACACGTAATGCGGAAACTGGTTTTAATTTATCGACCTTAAAGTTGTACCCCAGGGTGACATTTTTTAAACGTGCAAAGCTTCTGTTTTGCAACCAAAAAGTCGAATTCTGATTCACATTGTTTACACCCATGACATCACCCTGCCAAGCTCCGCTCGGTAATTTGCCATTTGGATTATCGATTGTCCACATATCTTTCCAGTACGTCTGGTTTCCATAGTTACCATTAGGCAAAAACCAATTGCCTCGGGCATAACCTTGATATCGGCCAAACCCCGCAATGATTGCAGAAAAATCAAATTGTTTCCAATCTAAACCCAAGGATAGTCCATAATTTAATCGTGGAATACCATTCCAACTTATATACTGCTGATCATAGCTGTCGATTTTACCATCAGGAGAATCAACCCCAATCGGTCCTCTCAAATCCTTGTACATCAGCATGCCAGGCTGGGGCTTAACACCAAATATGGTAAAATCTTTCCCATGCTCCTGCAAAATGCGATCAACATCTCTCTGTGTTCGAATTATACCATCAGCGACATAGCCCCAAAGTCCACCCGCAACTGGTGTCCCAATTCGATTTTCATAATCTCGAATAGCCGCCGCTTGATCCATTTGGACAATCTTATTGTTGGAAAAGGAAATATTTCCTGCGATCCGATAATGCCAATCCCCTATAGTTTGTTGATGCCCCAACTGAAATTCCCATCCATTGGCGGAGACGATCCCATAATTCATAGCCGGCAGGCTTGCTCCCACCTCATCAGGGACGGAGGCTTCTCTTTTTCCAAGGATGTCGGTTGTTTTCTTCGTCCAGTATTCGGCAGTCAATGTGACCAGGTTATTAAAGAGACCTAAATCGATCCCTGCTCCTATATTTCGATTCTTTTCCCACGTAATATTCGGATTTATGGTTCCTCCCAAAGATGTTGATGGTACCACCATACCATTGAAAATCATCCCCGAACTGCTCGCATAATTGTAATTCTGCTGCCATTGCCACGGGTCGGTATTATCTGAGCCTGTGATCCCCCAAGATGCGCGCAATTTTAAAAGATTGATTTTATCGGCATAGGATTCAAAAAATGATTCTCTAGAAATATTCCATGCTGCAGATACACTTGGAAAGTATCCCCAACGCTGTTTCGGCGGAAATTTATAGGATCCATCTGCTCTAAACGTCACCCCCAATAAATACCGTTGGTCGTAATTATAATCCACCCGACTGATAAAAGAAGATTGGGCCCTAAGGTTGTTACGCGTTCCTGCAACCCATCTTTTTTTCTCGTCTTCACGCCCCAAAGAACCATCGATCTCCGTATTGCCCAAGTTTGGAAATCCATCCACGGTGGTTTGCATATAATCACCCTTACTCCGGATGTACTCGTACCCTGCAAGTGCAGATAGCTGATGTAAGCCAAACGAACGATTGTATTCCAGTTGACCATTCAACTGAAAGAAACTGCTTCTTCCATATTTCGTAACGAGACGTTGTGATGAACCTGCGCCGGCAGTCTGAGCGGCATCGATAATCTTATAATCAAACTCATCACCAATAATATGGTTATGCTCGCCTTTTGTTTTAAAATAATAAATATAGGGTGCTAAGGCCAGGGTTCGTCCATGAGTATTTTCCATATAGTAGCTACCTCTGGCTTTCGCCGTCAGCCCGGTAATGGTTGGGAATTTATAGCGTAATTCAAAAGTTGGATTAAATGTATTTCCATCGGCCAATACAGTACCTCCATCTCCTCTAGCCAAAGACGCCATATTGGTATTGTCCATATTTCCTGTCGGCAATCCGTTAATAAATGGAGGACGGAATGGACCTGCTGATCCCATCGCCCGTGCTATCAATCCCCGCAAATTATCGTCATTACCATACGCCCAATAAGGTCGGTCTTTTTTATCCCAGGCGGCATTCATATTGAGGGAAAAATCTAATCCATCGAAAACTTTCCCTTCCATCTTGGCCAACATGGTATACTTATCGTAGTGATTATTGGTAGCCCCTTTTTGTTTGAGGTAGCTTCCAGAAACGTAATAACGATAGTCACCAGAGCCACCTCCAACGGAGAGATTATGCACCTGATCAGTTGGGTTATTCATCCAAACCGCATCTTTCCATTCATTCTGGTAAGAATGTGTCTTGAAATAATCGAGTTCATCATCGGTATACCAAGCGGGGTTACTGGAATCATATCCTTTGACGCGATAGGTTTCATTGACAATGCTGGCAAGATCATACGCGTTCATATACTCTGGAAACATCGTCGGCTTGCGTGTCGAAAAAGCTGCCCCATAGCTAATCCGGGGTTTTCCCGCTACACCATTTTTTGTCGTGACCAATATAACGCCATTTCCAGCCTTTATTCCATAAATTGCAGATGAAGCGGCATCTTTCAATACCGAAATATTATCAATGTCAGCCGGATTCAACAATGCAAAGTCACGGGTACTTTTCTGAATCCCGTCGATAACGATCAAAGGGTCAACATTAGATGTTTGCCATGTACTCGCTTCCCTAATTTTTATACTGGCACCAGCACCCGGAAAACTAGAGTTTTGCAGCACGGTAACACCTGGTGTTACTCCTTGGAGTAAAGTTGCAGCCGAAGCAGTCACCCGGTCGGCCAGGACAGCTGATTTGACCGTAGCCACAGATCCAGTCAGATTTTCCTTTTTAACCGTTCCATAACCAACGACAACAACTTCCTCCAGGTCTTTTACATCGGTGTCAAAGG
The Sphingobacterium multivorum genome window above contains:
- a CDS encoding aldo/keto reductase; this encodes MHNPGIDKIILGTAGLGGVWGAVEPEESIQAIHEALSYGICALDTAAAYGDAEYFVGQALLQWNGTKPAISTKVGRLKSYVATEARYDYSTAGMQRSVEESLKTLGLAQVDVLFLHEPAVLTADIVGRVVSDMQCFKEQGLAKKIGIGGNPPSWFMPYLIEGQFDVLMEYNTLNACNIAALHSSIPICEQKGMEYYAASPLNMGLLGRKFQDFSLLVPEWLDVLTVEQAKRIQSIAERYNLSLDVLALQFLLNIDAPFKMVIGAANQRELHRSLNAINQGILPKDIYNEILHTLMIIDE
- a CDS encoding RNA polymerase sigma-70 factor, coding for MGFYISYGLSYVMKQIAQHFDQLFKEYHQRSFLFAKSFVHIDAVAEDITADALLATWERMQAETLLSPKCFLLRVIKNKALDYLKHQRIHRQLIEPLDNWDEWELQLRIDSLSEINEERVFLQEIKTITQQTLDAMPLKTRAVFELSRQQYISGKDIAEQLGISLKGVEYHITKALKVLTINLKDYMVAS
- a CDS encoding RagB/SusD family nutrient uptake outer membrane protein, whose amino-acid sequence is MKFQQIKIGGFLCAVLFSLAGCKDTLDVDRIGAITPENMWSNPDFIKYYVNDFYKILPAWNQMSDLTEEAASKTLSSVLRGINASSDDYPGREWPYASLRSINVFLQNIESSNAGLTAEEKAYMTGQAHFFRAMLYFKMVKVMGGVPIITDVLNPTDDLETLQKSRNSTKECFDFIVSELDQAIASLPVKGTASYENSRINKAAAMAYKGEVLLWKASPLFCKVKNNNYWEDAYKALNDAKVELDKEGYGLYRTNAANTMDNYWYDKPGAATENIIFVEYKYPAKSNGHQQSQRPLSTSSGSAGGNEPTWELVKAFPMKNGKDIQDPSSGYQATLFWKNRDPRFYTTIVYNGATYGIGNDKTRHQWIFNSVNEDGYLGNGYNNSGFYSRKAIDTTLNQTVWSQQAFDWPVLRYTEVLMNLAEAANELDSKRGTVLSLLTPIRDRVGIVAGTDGRFGFGEDVGANYASTLKAIMAERLIEFAYEGKRFMDLRRRRMFAELDSYGTFHAYGPYLDKAAAVALKIGITADMSTSDIMKQLNIYLSSPNAKADEVLKTIFQFKQDKIDVNPDAKIAVPERNYFAPLKQDWIKKNPKLKQNTGWDNGDFNPVIQ
- a CDS encoding TonB-dependent receptor — protein: MKNVNYPPLFRSRCAKSKALFVALVLTCTGAVGQTKIVSLTGKQIPMKDAMNEIEKQTGYLFVYDSSVLELNRKISVDMKKARIEQVLTELLKGSHLKYVIENRNIMLMGKDTDLAVSATGQDGILINGKIVDSKGQPVVGVSIAEQGKPNTQRSDDTGHYRIKASPNAILVFSYLGYKTIYRPIDGKNKIDVTFDTDVKDLEEVVVVGYGTVKKENLTGSVATVKSAVLADRVTASAATLLQGVTPGVTVLQNSSFPGAGASIKIREASTWQTSNVDPLIVIDGIQKSTRDFALLNPADIDNISVLKDAASSAIYGIKAGNGVILVTTKNGVAGKPRISYGAAFSTRKPTMFPEYMNAYDLASIVNETYRVKGYDSSNPAWYTDDELDYFKTHSYQNEWKDAVWMNNPTDQVHNLSVGGGSGDYRYYVSGSYLKQKGATNNHYDKYTMLAKMEGKVFDGLDFSLNMNAAWDKKDRPYWAYGNDDNLRGLIARAMGSAGPFRPPFINGLPTGNMDNTNMASLARGDGGTVLADGNTFNPTFELRYKFPTITGLTAKARGSYYMENTHGRTLALAPYIYYFKTKGEHNHIIGDEFDYKIIDAAQTAGAGSSQRLVTKYGRSSFFQLNGQLEYNRSFGLHQLSALAGYEYIRSKGDYMQTTVDGFPNLGNTEIDGSLGREDEKKRWVAGTRNNLRAQSSFISRVDYNYDQRYLLGVTFRADGSYKFPPKQRWGYFPSVSAAWNISRESFFESYADKINLLKLRASWGITGSDNTDPWQWQQNYNYASSSGMIFNGMVVPSTSLGGTINPNITWEKNRNIGAGIDLGLFNNLVTLTAEYWTKKTTDILGKREASVPDEVGASLPAMNYGIVSANGWEFQLGHQQTIGDWHYRIAGNISFSNNKIVQMDQAAAIRDYENRIGTPVAGGLWGYVADGIIRTQRDVDRILQEHGKDFTIFGVKPQPGMLMYKDLRGPIGVDSPDGKIDSYDQQYISWNGIPRLNYGLSLGLDWKQFDFSAIIAGFGRYQGYARGNWFLPNGNYGNQTYWKDMWTIDNPNGKLPSGAWQGDVMGVNNVNQNSTFWLQNRSFARLKNVTLGYNFKVDKLKPVSALRVFVSGENLFEWVAGDWKRYSDPELGDGGAYPILRSFTAGVNVSF